The Rhodobacter sp. CZR27 genome includes a window with the following:
- a CDS encoding cobalamin biosynthesis protein, translating into MIVAGLGFRAATSEEDLSAALMLAGCEPDLIATLATKAEVRALQAVARRLGIRVIGVPETALAGVSTATRSDRIIRRFGTGSLAEAAALVAAGPGARLIRPRIVSGPVTLALAEAREEQMFHKDGKGIAE; encoded by the coding sequence GTGATCGTGGCGGGTCTCGGATTTCGCGCCGCAACCTCGGAAGAGGATCTCTCGGCCGCGCTGATGCTCGCGGGCTGCGAGCCCGACCTGATCGCCACCCTCGCGACGAAGGCGGAGGTTCGCGCCCTTCAGGCGGTGGCGCGGCGCCTCGGGATCCGGGTGATCGGGGTGCCCGAAACGGCGCTCGCCGGAGTTTCCACTGCGACCCGGTCGGACCGGATCATCCGGCGTTTCGGCACCGGGTCGCTGGCCGAGGCCGCGGCACTGGTGGCCGCCGGGCCGGGCGCGCGGCTGATCCGGCCGCGGATCGTGTCGGGGCCGGTCACACTCGCGCTGGCCGAGGCCCGGGAAGAACAGATGTTTCACAAGGACGGGAAGGGAATCGCGGAATGA
- the cobN gene encoding cobaltochelatase subunit CobN, with protein MHVVFRESHGLEETATPFDPGQTPADLVVLSFSDSDLGAFAAGWHRSKGGLPSLRLLNLVALRHPLSIDTYAETVLAHAKAILIRLIGGESYWSYGLAEVQDLCRRRGIALAVLPADGREDPALDAVSTLPVSTLRRLSALCDAGGAVAAQAALAQLALAAGLYAGPVMGDKRVPDCGWYDPERGVIPQPEPGGVVVTFYRSYLTAADTAPIDALIFALRERGFSACGLFAPSLKAPGAADWISAQLAVFTPVAIVNATAFSAKAAAGSPLDGPGCPVFQVALSTARRRDWAEAERGLSPADLAMHVVLPEVDGRILAGVVSFKSPGRRDPDLQYSRFAHRPDGERIAAVADRVAAWHRLGRTPAAERRLALVLSTYPGRPDQIAHAVGLDAAASAEALLATLAAEGYATAPAAPVTESLLTEVLVWPLAEYRAALATLPEPMQFTLREIWGDPEQDPACRDGAFRFAATRRGKVLVALQPERGESGARDADYHDLSRVPRHGYVAFYLWLHAQGLHALVHMGAHGTLEWLPGKAVALSGTCWPEALTGALPVIYPFIVNDPGEAAQARRRIGAVTLGHLPPPLRDSALPDSLNRLERLLDEYSTADGLDPARRGRLIAAIRDEARAAGVEADLGLPEDATPAEAITRIDRFVCDLKESRYGEGLHVYGQGAGETAGLLAALDGRRVAAGPSGSPHRGRADVLPTGRNLYSVDPRAVPSRAAHAQGVKLAEELLRRHLQDHGDWPKGLVVDLWGSASMRTAGEEFAMALHLAGLAPRWDEGTERVSGFEILPLALLGRPRIDVTLRVSGLFRDIFPTLAQLFGAGAEALAERDEAPEDNPYRTPGPRVFGPRPGSYGAGVRVENYTAEGRDAAGEAWLQGSAWAIGSDGAPEHAPSALADRVRAADAFAHVQDLPETDLLMAEDYAAHQGGFAAALAHLGREATLYHLDATRPDSPRARTLNEELSRIVRARIADPAWADAMMRHGFRGAAEITASVDHLASFAQLTRAVPDHLFDLCFEATLQREDLVAFMARENPAALEALRDRFRRLAEAGLWTTRRNSIAALMTCEAP; from the coding sequence ATGCACGTCGTCTTCCGCGAAAGCCACGGGCTCGAGGAGACCGCAACACCCTTCGATCCGGGCCAGACGCCGGCGGATCTGGTGGTGCTGTCGTTCTCCGACAGCGACCTCGGGGCTTTCGCGGCGGGCTGGCACCGGTCGAAGGGCGGCCTGCCCTCGCTGCGCCTGCTGAACCTCGTGGCGTTGCGGCATCCCCTGTCGATCGACACCTATGCCGAGACGGTGCTGGCCCATGCCAAGGCGATCCTGATCCGGCTGATCGGCGGCGAGAGCTACTGGAGCTACGGTCTGGCCGAGGTGCAGGACCTCTGCCGCCGCCGAGGCATCGCGCTCGCGGTGCTGCCGGCGGACGGGCGCGAGGATCCGGCGCTGGATGCGGTCTCGACGCTGCCGGTCTCGACGCTGCGGCGGCTTTCGGCGCTCTGCGATGCCGGAGGGGCGGTCGCGGCGCAGGCGGCGCTTGCGCAACTGGCGCTGGCGGCGGGACTTTATGCCGGGCCGGTCATGGGCGACAAGCGCGTCCCCGACTGCGGCTGGTACGACCCCGAGCGGGGCGTGATCCCTCAGCCCGAGCCGGGGGGCGTTGTCGTCACCTTCTACCGCAGCTACCTGACCGCCGCCGATACCGCGCCCATCGATGCCCTGATTTTCGCGCTTCGCGAACGGGGGTTCAGCGCCTGCGGCCTCTTTGCCCCCTCGCTCAAGGCGCCGGGCGCGGCGGATTGGATCTCGGCCCAGCTTGCGGTCTTCACGCCGGTGGCGATCGTGAACGCCACGGCCTTCTCGGCGAAAGCCGCCGCCGGTTCGCCGCTCGACGGTCCCGGCTGCCCGGTGTTCCAGGTCGCGCTCTCCACCGCGCGCCGCCGCGACTGGGCTGAGGCCGAGCGCGGCCTGTCGCCGGCCGACCTCGCCATGCATGTCGTGCTGCCGGAAGTCGACGGCCGGATCCTCGCCGGCGTCGTCAGCTTCAAGTCGCCTGGGCGGCGTGATCCCGATCTGCAGTATTCCCGGTTTGCCCATCGCCCGGACGGGGAGCGGATCGCCGCCGTGGCCGACCGCGTTGCGGCTTGGCATCGTCTGGGCCGGACCCCGGCGGCTGAACGGCGACTGGCCCTCGTGCTCTCCACCTATCCCGGCCGTCCGGACCAGATCGCCCATGCGGTGGGCCTGGACGCCGCGGCCTCGGCCGAAGCTCTGCTGGCGACGCTCGCCGCAGAGGGCTACGCTACCGCTCCTGCGGCACCGGTGACGGAGAGCCTGCTCACGGAGGTCCTCGTCTGGCCTCTCGCGGAGTATCGCGCCGCTCTCGCCACCCTGCCCGAGCCGATGCAATTCACCCTTCGTGAAATATGGGGCGATCCCGAGCAGGATCCGGCCTGTCGCGACGGGGCGTTCCGCTTCGCTGCCACCCGGCGCGGCAAGGTGCTGGTGGCGCTCCAGCCCGAGCGCGGCGAGAGCGGCGCGCGGGACGCCGACTACCACGACCTCTCGCGCGTGCCGCGGCACGGCTATGTCGCCTTCTACCTCTGGCTGCACGCGCAGGGCCTGCACGCACTGGTCCACATGGGCGCGCATGGCACGCTGGAGTGGCTGCCGGGAAAGGCCGTCGCGTTGTCTGGCACCTGCTGGCCCGAGGCACTGACCGGCGCGCTGCCCGTGATCTACCCCTTCATCGTCAATGACCCCGGCGAGGCCGCGCAGGCCCGCCGCCGCATTGGCGCGGTGACGCTTGGCCACCTGCCGCCTCCGCTCAGGGACAGCGCGCTGCCAGACAGCCTCAACCGGCTGGAGCGGCTGCTGGACGAATACTCGACCGCCGACGGCCTCGATCCCGCGCGCCGGGGCCGGCTGATCGCCGCGATCCGCGACGAGGCCCGCGCCGCCGGGGTGGAGGCTGATCTCGGCCTCCCCGAGGATGCCACGCCCGCCGAGGCGATCACCCGCATCGACCGCTTCGTCTGCGACCTGAAGGAAAGCCGCTACGGCGAGGGCCTGCACGTCTATGGGCAGGGCGCGGGCGAGACGGCGGGACTTCTGGCTGCGCTCGACGGACGGAGGGTCGCGGCCGGGCCATCGGGCTCGCCGCACCGCGGGCGGGCGGATGTGCTGCCCACGGGCCGCAACCTCTACTCGGTCGATCCGCGCGCGGTGCCGTCGCGCGCGGCCCATGCGCAGGGCGTGAAACTCGCCGAGGAACTCTTGCGGCGCCACCTGCAGGATCACGGCGACTGGCCGAAGGGGCTGGTGGTGGACCTCTGGGGCTCGGCCTCGATGCGCACGGCGGGCGAGGAATTCGCCATGGCGCTGCATCTGGCCGGGCTCGCGCCCCGTTGGGACGAGGGTACGGAGCGGGTTTCGGGGTTCGAGATCCTGCCGCTTGCCCTGCTCGGCCGGCCGCGGATCGACGTCACGCTGCGCGTCTCGGGCCTCTTCCGTGACATCTTCCCGACGCTCGCGCAACTCTTCGGCGCGGGGGCCGAGGCGTTGGCCGAACGCGACGAGGCGCCCGAGGATAATCCCTACCGCACCCCCGGACCCCGCGTCTTCGGCCCGCGCCCGGGGAGCTACGGCGCAGGGGTCCGGGTCGAGAACTACACGGCCGAGGGCCGGGACGCCGCCGGCGAGGCCTGGCTTCAGGGCTCGGCCTGGGCCATCGGCAGCGACGGCGCGCCCGAGCACGCGCCCTCCGCGCTGGCCGATCGCGTGCGTGCGGCCGATGCCTTCGCCCATGTGCAGGACCTGCCCGAGACCGACCTCCTGATGGCCGAAGACTATGCCGCGCATCAGGGCGGCTTTGCCGCCGCGCTCGCCCATCTGGGGCGGGAGGCCACGCTCTACCACCTCGACGCGACGCGCCCCGACTCGCCGCGAGCCCGCACGTTGAATGAAGAGCTTTCGCGCATCGTCCGCGCCCGCATCGCCGACCCCGCCTGGGCCGATGCCATGATGCGCCACGGCTTCCGCGGCGCGGCCGAGATCACGGCGAGCGTGGATCATCTCGCGAGCTTCGCGCAGCTGACCCGCGCGGTGCCGGATCACCTCTTCGACCTCTGCTTCGAGGCGACGCTTCAGCGCGAGGACCTCGTGGCCTTCATGGCGCGCGAGAACCCCGCCGCGCTCGAGGCACTCCGCGACCGCTTCCGGCGGCTGGCCGAGGCCGGTCTCTGGACCACCCGCCGCAACTCCATCGCCGCCCTTATGACCTGCGAGGCCCCATGA
- the cobJ gene encoding precorrin-3B C(17)-methyltransferase: protein MSGWVVVAGLGPGSEALVTPEVTAALAEATDVVGYIPYVARVAPRPGLVLHPSDNRVEVERATHALEMAAAGRRVVVVSSGDPGVFAMASALFEAMEARPDLASVDIRVLPGITAMLAAAAAAGAPLGHDFCAINLSDNLKPWALIEKRLRLAAEADLAMAFYNPRSKSRPEGFAKVLELLRDACGPERLITFARAVSTPDQRIETVTLAEAQPEMADMRTVVLVGNSATRRVGCWVYTPRSA from the coding sequence ATGAGCGGCTGGGTGGTGGTGGCGGGTCTCGGCCCGGGCTCGGAGGCGCTGGTGACGCCGGAGGTCACGGCGGCACTGGCCGAGGCGACCGATGTGGTGGGCTACATTCCCTACGTGGCCCGAGTCGCACCGCGGCCGGGGCTCGTGCTGCACCCCTCGGACAATCGGGTGGAGGTCGAGCGCGCGACCCATGCGCTGGAGATGGCGGCCGCGGGGCGGCGGGTGGTCGTGGTGTCCTCGGGCGATCCGGGGGTTTTCGCCATGGCCTCGGCGCTTTTCGAGGCGATGGAGGCGCGACCCGATCTGGCCTCGGTCGACATCCGGGTGTTGCCCGGCATCACGGCGATGCTCGCGGCGGCGGCGGCGGCGGGTGCGCCCTTGGGCCACGACTTCTGCGCGATCAACCTGTCGGACAACCTGAAGCCCTGGGCGCTGATCGAGAAGCGGTTGCGGCTGGCGGCCGAGGCCGATCTTGCCATGGCCTTCTACAACCCTCGCTCGAAGTCCCGACCGGAAGGCTTTGCAAAGGTTCTGGAACTCCTGCGCGACGCTTGCGGGCCAGAGCGGCTGATCACCTTCGCCCGCGCCGTCTCGACCCCCGATCAGCGGATCGAGACGGTGACGCTGGCCGAGGCGCAGCCCGAGATGGCCGACATGCGGACGGTGGTGCTCGTCGGCAACTCGGCCACGCGGCGCGTGGGGTGCTGGGTCTACACGCCGAGGTCCGCGTGA
- a CDS encoding precorrin-8X methylmutase produces MTPHLYETDGAAIYRQSFATIRAEAALSGFTPEEEVVVVRMIHAAGMVGLEAHVRFSPGMAIAARAALEAGAPILCDARMVSEGITRARLPADNAVICTLHDPEVPALARSLNTTRSAAALELWRPHLQGAVVAIGNAPTALFHLLNMLEEPTCPRPAAIIGCPVGFVGAAESKDALMADLPCPSLIVEGRLGGSAITVAAVNALASRVE; encoded by the coding sequence ATGACGCCGCATCTTTACGAAACCGATGGCGCCGCGATCTACCGCCAGTCCTTCGCCACCATCCGGGCCGAGGCCGCCTTGTCCGGCTTCACCCCCGAGGAAGAGGTGGTGGTGGTCCGGATGATCCACGCCGCAGGGATGGTCGGGCTGGAGGCCCATGTCCGCTTCTCGCCCGGCATGGCCATCGCGGCGCGGGCGGCGCTCGAGGCCGGCGCGCCGATCCTCTGCGACGCGCGGATGGTGAGCGAGGGGATCACCCGGGCCCGGCTTCCTGCGGACAATGCGGTGATCTGTACGCTGCACGATCCCGAGGTTCCGGCGCTCGCGCGCAGCCTGAACACCACGCGGTCGGCCGCGGCGCTGGAACTGTGGCGGCCGCATCTTCAGGGCGCGGTGGTGGCGATCGGCAATGCGCCGACCGCGCTCTTCCACCTGCTGAACATGCTCGAAGAGCCCACCTGCCCGCGCCCCGCCGCGATCATCGGCTGCCCGGTGGGCTTCGTCGGCGCGGCCGAATCGAAGGACGCGCTGATGGCCGACCTGCCCTGTCCCTCGCTGATCGTCGAGGGTCGGCTCGGCGGCTCGGCCATCACGGTTGCGGCTGTCAACGCGCTCGCGAGCCGGGTGGAATGA
- the cobF gene encoding precorrin-6A synthase (deacetylating) encodes MRELILIGIGTGNPGHLTDQGREALRTAELILVPRKGPDKADLADLRLAICAKAAPGVPVAEFDLPVRDASLPDYKRGVHEWHDAIAQAWAQAAGAAGRVALLIWGDPSLYDSSLRIAARLAPAPKIRVVPGITAIQALCAAHAIPLNEVGAPVLITTGRNLREGGWPEGVDRLAVMLDGDCAFRGLPPEGIRIWWGAYLGMAEEIVEAGPLAEAGPRILQTRAAARARHGWIMDIYLLDRCGGT; translated from the coding sequence ATGCGTGAGCTGATCCTGATCGGCATAGGCACCGGCAATCCCGGCCACCTGACGGATCAGGGGCGCGAGGCGCTCCGGACGGCCGAACTGATCCTCGTGCCGAGGAAGGGGCCGGACAAGGCCGACCTTGCCGACTTGCGCCTTGCCATCTGCGCGAAGGCCGCGCCGGGCGTGCCGGTGGCCGAGTTTGACCTGCCGGTGCGCGATGCCTCGCTGCCCGACTACAAGCGAGGCGTGCACGAATGGCACGACGCCATCGCGCAGGCCTGGGCCCAAGCTGCCGGTGCGGCGGGCCGCGTCGCGCTGCTGATCTGGGGCGATCCCTCGCTCTACGATTCGAGCCTGCGGATCGCCGCCCGGCTGGCACCCGCGCCGAAGATCCGGGTCGTGCCCGGGATCACGGCGATTCAGGCACTTTGCGCCGCCCATGCCATTCCGCTGAACGAGGTGGGTGCCCCGGTCCTGATCACCACCGGGCGCAACCTGCGCGAGGGCGGCTGGCCCGAGGGCGTGGACCGGCTGGCCGTGATGCTCGATGGCGATTGTGCGTTCCGAGGGCTGCCGCCCGAGGGGATCCGCATCTGGTGGGGCGCCTATCTCGGCATGGCCGAGGAGATCGTCGAGGCCGGGCCGCTGGCCGAGGCGGGTCCGCGCATTCTGCAGACCCGCGCCGCCGCCCGGGCGCGGCATGGCTGGATCATGGACATATATCTGCTGGACAGGTGCGGCGGCACCTGA
- the cbiE gene encoding precorrin-6y C5,15-methyltransferase (decarboxylating) subunit CbiE — translation MADPWLSIIGLGEDGPAGLTDASRAALAAAEIVVGSPRHLALVAAGERGMEWPVPFDLAPVLALRGRRVAVLASGDPFWHGAGGSLAAVLGTGEWRAFPAPGVISLAAARLGWRLEEVRCLGLHAAPFERLVPDLAQGFRAICTLRDAAAAADLARWLSAAGWGASRLWVLEALGGPRERVRQTTAEDFSLEGIEAPVAVALEVAGAIALPRVPGLPEWRFAHDGQITKAAVRAMTLAALAPRSGELLWDLGAGSGSVSVEWCLAGGRAVAVELRPGRVANIRENAGRFGLTGRLTVVEGSARDVLPDLPVPDAIFVGGGFDADLFAALPRAARLVVNAVTLETEALLAELHARHGGELLRIDLARAAPLGRMRGWESARPVVQWSLAP, via the coding sequence ATGGCTGATCCCTGGCTGTCGATCATCGGTCTGGGCGAAGATGGACCGGCGGGACTGACGGATGCAAGCCGCGCCGCGCTGGCGGCGGCGGAGATCGTGGTCGGCTCGCCGCGACATCTGGCGCTGGTCGCGGCAGGCGAGCGCGGGATGGAATGGCCGGTGCCCTTCGATCTGGCGCCGGTGCTGGCCCTGCGGGGCCGGCGGGTGGCGGTTCTGGCCTCGGGCGATCCGTTCTGGCACGGCGCGGGCGGCAGCCTTGCCGCGGTGCTGGGCACGGGCGAGTGGCGGGCCTTTCCGGCACCCGGCGTGATTTCCCTTGCCGCGGCCCGGCTCGGCTGGCGCCTCGAGGAGGTGCGCTGCCTCGGCCTGCACGCCGCCCCGTTCGAGCGGCTGGTGCCCGATCTGGCGCAAGGTTTCCGCGCCATCTGCACGCTCCGCGACGCCGCGGCCGCCGCGGATCTGGCACGCTGGCTTTCGGCCGCAGGATGGGGTGCGTCGAGGCTCTGGGTTCTCGAGGCCCTCGGCGGCCCGCGCGAGCGGGTGCGGCAGACGACGGCCGAGGACTTTTCGCTCGAGGGGATCGAGGCACCTGTCGCGGTGGCGCTGGAGGTCGCGGGCGCGATTGCCCTGCCCCGAGTGCCCGGCCTGCCGGAGTGGCGCTTTGCCCATGACGGCCAGATCACCAAGGCCGCGGTGCGGGCGATGACGCTGGCGGCGCTCGCACCCCGCAGCGGAGAGCTGCTCTGGGATCTCGGGGCCGGCTCGGGCTCGGTCTCGGTGGAGTGGTGTCTGGCCGGCGGGCGCGCCGTGGCGGTGGAACTGCGCCCCGGGCGGGTTGCCAACATCCGCGAGAATGCAGGGCGCTTTGGTCTGACAGGCCGGCTGACGGTGGTCGAGGGGTCCGCGCGGGATGTCCTGCCGGACTTGCCCGTGCCGGATGCGATCTTCGTTGGCGGCGGCTTCGACGCGGACCTGTTTGCGGCGCTGCCGCGCGCAGCCCGACTGGTGGTCAATGCGGTCACGCTGGAGACCGAGGCGCTGCTGGCCGAGCTTCATGCCCGCCACGGCGGCGAATTGCTGCGCATCGACCTTGCCCGTGCGGCGCCGCTCGGGCGGATGCGGGGCTGGGAAAGCGCGCGGCCAGTGGTGCAATGGAGCCTTGCCCCGTGA
- the cobM gene encoding precorrin-4 C(11)-methyltransferase yields MTVHFIGAGPGAPDLITLRGRDLIAASPVCLYAGSLVPEGVLAHCPPGARIVNTAPMSLDAIIEEIAAAHAAGHDVARLHSGDLSVWSAMGEQLRRLRALGIPYDVTPGVPSFAAAAATLGAELTLPGVAQSVVLTRTSGRASPMPEGERLSAFAATGAVLAIHLSVHVLDRVIEELSPHYGEDCPVAVVWRASWPDERVVRATLGTLRTALAAELERTALILVGRSLGAEDFAESRLYAGDYDRRYRPVGTAPRFPEAS; encoded by the coding sequence ATGACCGTGCATTTCATCGGAGCGGGACCCGGAGCGCCGGATCTCATCACGCTGCGCGGGCGCGACCTGATCGCGGCCTCGCCGGTCTGCCTCTATGCCGGCTCGCTGGTGCCGGAAGGCGTGCTGGCGCATTGCCCGCCCGGCGCGAGGATCGTCAACACCGCGCCCATGAGCCTTGATGCGATCATCGAGGAAATTGCGGCCGCCCATGCGGCGGGCCACGACGTGGCGCGGCTGCATTCCGGGGATCTCTCGGTCTGGTCCGCCATGGGCGAGCAGTTGCGCCGGCTGCGGGCTCTGGGGATTCCCTATGACGTGACGCCGGGCGTGCCGTCCTTCGCCGCCGCGGCGGCGACGCTGGGGGCGGAACTGACCCTGCCGGGTGTCGCGCAGTCGGTCGTGCTGACCCGCACCTCGGGACGCGCCTCGCCCATGCCCGAGGGCGAGCGGCTTTCGGCCTTCGCGGCGACCGGGGCGGTGCTGGCGATCCACCTGTCGGTCCATGTCCTCGACCGGGTGATCGAGGAGCTGTCGCCGCATTACGGCGAGGATTGCCCGGTGGCCGTGGTCTGGCGCGCAAGCTGGCCGGACGAGCGGGTGGTGCGGGCGACGCTCGGCACCCTGCGCACCGCCCTTGCCGCGGAACTGGAGCGGACGGCGCTGATCCTTGTCGGCCGCAGCCTCGGCGCCGAGGACTTTGCGGAAAGTCGCCTTTATGCCGGCGACTACGACCGCCGCTATCGCCCCGTCGGCACAGCGCCGCGCTTTCCGGAGGCGTCATGA
- the cobA gene encoding uroporphyrinogen-III C-methyltransferase, with translation MSGFVSFVSSGPGDPELLTLKAVDRLGRADAVLFDDLSSGPILAHAREGADLVGVGKRAGRASPKQDHVSRLLVDYARTGARVVRLKSGDAGLFGRLEEEIEALSAAGIGYEIVPGVPSACAAAAAAGIPLTRRLTARRVQFLTGADVTGGLPETNLAALADPAATTVVFMGKRTFPALAERLFAAGLPEATPALLAEGVSTPAQRIWRGTMAALVAEVARAGEAPALILYGPLAAEDGDA, from the coding sequence ATGAGCGGATTCGTCTCCTTCGTCTCGTCGGGGCCGGGCGATCCCGAGCTTCTGACGCTGAAGGCGGTGGACCGGCTGGGGCGGGCGGATGCCGTGCTGTTCGACGACCTGTCCTCGGGGCCGATCCTTGCCCATGCGCGCGAGGGGGCGGATCTGGTTGGCGTCGGCAAGCGCGCCGGCCGCGCCTCGCCGAAGCAGGACCACGTCAGCCGGCTGCTGGTGGATTACGCCCGGACCGGCGCCCGCGTGGTGCGGCTGAAGTCGGGCGATGCAGGCCTGTTCGGCCGGCTGGAGGAGGAGATCGAGGCGCTTTCCGCGGCTGGCATCGGCTACGAGATCGTGCCGGGCGTGCCCTCGGCCTGCGCGGCGGCGGCGGCGGCGGGGATCCCGCTGACGCGGCGGCTGACCGCGCGGCGGGTGCAGTTCCTGACCGGGGCCGATGTGACGGGCGGCCTGCCCGAGACCAATCTGGCCGCGCTGGCCGATCCGGCGGCAACCACCGTCGTCTTCATGGGCAAGCGCACCTTCCCGGCGCTTGCGGAGCGCCTGTTTGCGGCAGGCCTGCCGGAGGCGACGCCCGCCCTGCTGGCCGAGGGCGTCTCGACCCCGGCACAGCGGATCTGGCGCGGCACGATGGCCGCGCTGGTCGCGGAGGTGGCGCGGGCCGGAGAGGCGCCGGCGCTGATCCTTTATGGACCTCTCGCGGCGGAGGATGGCGATGCGTGA
- a CDS encoding precorrin-2 C(20)-methyltransferase translates to MGRIICAGLGPGDPELLSVKSDRLIRAARHVAYFRKAGRSGQARRIVEGMLRPDVVEHPMDYPVTTEIPFDHPDYNRLLAEFYDLWADRLADLSQTEEIVVLCEGDPLFYGSFMHLHTRLQGRAEVEIVPGIPGMAGCWNAADLPITWGDDVLSVLAGTLPEADLARHAAAADALVVMKTGRNLPKVRRALAAAGRLEEAWLVERGTMPGQRVARLAEVEGADCPYFAIVLVPGRGRRPELAE, encoded by the coding sequence ATGGGACGCATCATCTGTGCGGGCCTCGGCCCCGGCGATCCCGAACTGCTGAGCGTCAAGTCGGACCGGCTGATCCGGGCCGCCCGCCATGTCGCCTATTTCCGCAAGGCGGGCCGCTCCGGTCAGGCGCGGCGCATCGTCGAGGGGATGCTGCGCCCCGACGTGGTCGAGCATCCCATGGATTACCCGGTCACCACCGAGATCCCGTTCGATCACCCCGACTACAACCGCCTGCTGGCGGAGTTCTACGACCTCTGGGCCGACCGGCTGGCCGACCTTTCGCAGACTGAGGAGATCGTCGTGCTCTGCGAAGGCGATCCGCTTTTCTACGGCTCGTTCATGCACCTGCACACCCGGCTGCAGGGTCGGGCCGAGGTCGAGATCGTGCCGGGCATTCCCGGAATGGCGGGCTGCTGGAACGCGGCCGACCTGCCGATCACCTGGGGCGACGACGTGCTCTCGGTGCTCGCGGGCACGCTGCCCGAGGCGGACCTCGCCCGCCATGCCGCGGCGGCCGATGCGCTGGTGGTGATGAAGACGGGACGCAACCTGCCCAAGGTGCGCCGGGCTCTGGCGGCTGCGGGCCGGCTGGAGGAAGCCTGGCTCGTGGAGCGCGGAACCATGCCGGGCCAGCGCGTGGCACGGCTGGCCGAGGTCGAGGGGGCGGATTGCCCGTATTTCGCCATCGTGCTGGTGCCCGGGCGCGGCCGTCGGCCGGAGCTTGCGGAATGA
- a CDS encoding cobalt-precorrin-6A reductase: MRILLLGGTTEASRMARALVGAGLDAVFSYAGRTAAPVAQPLPMRVGGFGGVEGLADWLRRERISHVIDATHPFAAQMSRNAVEACALTGTQLVALERAPWQAGEGDRWTLVSDLAAAAAALPEAPARVFLAIGRQHLDAFAGHPQHRYLLRLVDPPDALPLPRAEAVIARGPFTLDEDLALMRRHGTQIVVAKNAGGEGARAKLDAARMLGLPVILIDRPAIPERPRAETPEAVMAWLGFHADLGV, from the coding sequence ATGCGCATCCTCCTTCTGGGCGGCACGACCGAAGCCAGCCGCATGGCCCGCGCACTGGTCGGGGCGGGGCTCGACGCCGTCTTCTCCTACGCCGGCCGCACCGCGGCGCCGGTCGCCCAGCCGCTGCCGATGCGCGTGGGCGGCTTCGGCGGCGTGGAGGGTCTGGCCGACTGGCTCCGTCGCGAGCGGATCAGCCACGTGATCGATGCGACCCATCCCTTCGCCGCGCAGATGAGTCGCAACGCGGTCGAGGCCTGTGCCCTGACCGGAACGCAGCTCGTCGCGCTCGAACGCGCGCCTTGGCAGGCGGGCGAGGGCGATCGCTGGACCCTCGTCTCCGATCTTGCCGCAGCCGCCGCGGCGCTGCCCGAGGCACCGGCCCGCGTGTTCCTCGCCATCGGCCGGCAGCATCTGGATGCCTTCGCGGGCCATCCGCAGCACCGCTACCTGTTGCGCCTCGTCGATCCGCCCGACGCGCTGCCGCTGCCGCGGGCCGAAGCAGTGATCGCCCGCGGTCCCTTCACGCTCGACGAGGATCTGGCGCTGATGCGTCGGCATGGCACGCAGATCGTCGTGGCGAAGAACGCGGGTGGCGAGGGCGCGCGCGCCAAGCTCGATGCCGCGCGGATGCTCGGGCTGCCGGTGATCCTGATCGACCGGCCGGCGATCCCGGAGCGCCCGCGCGCCGAGACGCCCGAGGCGGTGATGGCTTGGCTCGGCTTTCACGCGGACCTCGGCGTGTAG